In Schizosaccharomyces osmophilus chromosome 1, complete sequence, the genomic window AAACATCGGTTCGGATTCAGCAACATCAGCATACTTTAATAAAGCCTCTCGAGGATCCTCGTCTTTCATATCCGAAAGAGGAACATCGcctttattttcttcgaCCACACGTCCAAGTTCAGGCTGTCTAGAGCGCTTGGGGTCTTTCCGGGCGGCGTTACGTTGGCGACGAGCATTGAAATAGTAGTTCGTTACTGATTCGTTTGTTTCCTCAACTAATCCAAAATCATTAACTCCTCCGACAGAACCGCTTAAAGCATTCACATGCACCGTGCTTTGTAAGTCATCATCAACatgttttacttttggTGGCTTAGAAGCAGAATCTTTAATACCTCGAACAGACCCAGATGctgaaaataaaacaatgGATTCTCCTGTAGACATTCCGATACCAATTTGATTGATTTTCTCATTCCAAGAAACAGCGGTAATTGAGTGACGAACACTGCTTTGCGCATCAAATGCTAAATCAGCCTCTTGTTTAAAGGTGAGCGCATCCAAGACAAGTAGACTTCCATTGGTATCTTCAGTAGCCGCCGTTCCTAataaaatttgttttctgttgGGAGAAAAAATAACGTTTCCGCCGGCTTTCGGAGTAGGTATGTCAGATAGCTGTTGTAAAACGGTTTTCGTATTTCTCATATCCCAAAGTGATACGACATTGTCTTCGAATCTACCAAGAAGGTAAGTTCCATCCGCTGAATAATTTAATGAAGTAGCACGGACTTGTGATGTGTGAGCCCGGGGGATCTTTAAAGATGGGTGACGAGTTCGGGAACCTCTCTGCCATACTTCCAAGGTTCCATCATACGCAGCAGTTACAAACCGGTTAATGTCTACAGGATTCCAAGCACAACTAGTAATTGGTGCTCTGTTCATTCCGGTTCTGGCATTGTCGGATATATGAGAAAAAACCTCAACTTGCGACTTTG contains:
- the wdr70 gene encoding DDB1-CUL4-associated factor (DCAF), Wdr70 gives rise to the protein MSSRSSSPIAEEPMETVPFTFGKQAQHHNAAALVERFARPKDWNRLLNTKAFIGEESSHDAKAADSSKSDSDSDSDSEGWDSEDETVESELNIPSSHQVVFPTHSKIVTTTTFDNNGTRFYTGSSDNTICCWDFGGLDASNPNPFHIIDPTDTNADNVGRYPIKKLDCSQKNQILALFNHSRPVLYDRNGTYIAQFAKGDQYIRDMYNTKGHISEIEDGSWQPNSNQFFLTCGADNTARIWDVNRTKSQVEVFSHISDNARTGMNRAPITSCAWNPVDINRFVTAAYDGTLEVWQRGSRTRHPSLKIPRAHTSQVRATSLNYSADGTYLLGRFEDNVVSLWDMRNTKTVLQQLSDIPTPKAGGNVIFSPNRKQILLGTAATEDTNGSLLVLDALTFKQEADLAFDAQSSVRHSITAVSWNEKINQIGIGMSTGESIVLFSASGSVRGIKDSASKPPKVKHVDDDLQSTVHVNALSGSVGGVNDFGLVEETNESVTNYYFNARRQRNAARKDPKRSRQPELGRVVEENKGDVPLSDMKDEDPREALLKYADVAESEPMFTKMYTQTQPKPFYKNSGNDSGEDAEYSKRQKTN